The genomic stretch TTTGGGtgctccggtttcccccatcaacctcAAATATGCCTAATCCCAAGCTACTTATTTCTGGATCAAGATGTGAAGAATCTTTGGGCATTGGGCTGTgatcacccactgctcctgaaagGTTGCCTTAGATTCATACAAAGACTGCTTAAAAAATGTAGAGAACAGTTAGGTCAATTCAAACCTATTTGTGAAATTTAAGAATAGtgaaagatttttaaaatatgtctgctgtaaACTATGAAATGTGAAGACATACAGAGaagataataaaacatgtaaggGGAGAAACAACatcatgtatttttgtaataagaTACTATAAGCCAGTGTTTCATAGACAGCAACCCTTCAGGGATATATCATTCAACTGTTACATCTAAGATGATCATATAatcagagaaagaaaaaaatccttGAGCCAAACCTCAACCAGGGCCACATGAAGTGCTATGGACCCACTGAGACTTGCCTATTGCTAATTTACAACAgatgttattaaagttcatatctccTCTACATCATTTTGCATTGTTTTCTGTACACATGTGGTTCTGTGTATTCCTAAGGTCAGCTGCAATGTGCTGTCGAACAAACCATAAATTTAGCACTCCATAGATTTACAATAGTTATGAAATCATCAGCTTTGGTCTATTGCCTTTACAGACTCTCATGTGTTTGCatgctttatatttattttgtgtcagAAAAAGATTAACTTGGACAGACTTAAACAAACACTTGCCAGAGGAATGCTTACAGTAATAACGTTGAGAAGGTACAAACACAGAATTGCTCCACATTGcaatagaaaatatattttcactGTTAAACTATTCACTTCTGGAAATCTAATATTGGTCATCAACATTCCATCCTCTAGTCCTCTCGTACTGTTGCCCTCAAAAAGAATGGGCCGCTCAAAGTGACACATCAGTAAGGAGTTAGAACAGTCAGTTGGATCTCCCTAGAGTTCAAAGCTCACGTACTCCTACACATAGCATCCCCCAATCACCCCAACAGATAATGTATGCAATCCAAACTCCTGACTTGACCCAGCGCAGTATGGTGCTCTTTCCAATAGTCTGTGTTATTCTTCAGCATTGTAACATGATCCTGTGTCTTGCGCTTTTACATTAAGTCTGTATTTGATCAAAGGGGCAGTGTTGTTTTTGATGGTTTTGCAACATTAGAGAAAGTGTCTGCGCGGACgagaaaaaatgtgtacagAACTCCCACATTTCCCTGGTTTAGGAAATTGAAGGGGGGTAAACAGACAGTTTTCTGGCTCAGATGGAGCTGAAGGATTCCTGGGATTTAGGGAAATGTGGTAAACGAGAGTAATCATCAGGTTACAGCGCTGGTCTGGAACTTTCCCTTCTGTTATAGTTTAGTAttatataaatcaaattaaactgAGGTAAATAACCCAGTAAAGTCTCCAAATGATCAGACAACATCAACAGAAACGTTAAATCATAAAGTTTGACAACAGACTAACAACCAGCAGGCCTTTTGCAAACAACatcacacaaatgaaaacataaaattatatattgttAAGCTTGTTTATGACTTCTATACTACATAACTTGAAATGCAGACAGACTTTGCATGTGAAATTATGGAAAACTCTGAGTTGTTGAAGTAAATGTCAGCAATAATCTGAAATAACATGTGCAAAAGTAGCCACATTTTCCTGGGCTCTCTTTAAACTCACTACAGCGCACTATTAAAGGTGTCATGTCTGGGCAACTGGAATGTTATCATTTATGACCCTATTTTGGCTCTAACTGCCTCAGGCCTTCAACAGTCTGAACTTTTGGTATTTGAAGTAGAAATTGCAAACCCAGCTCTGACTTTCTCCACATTTCCACAAACTTCtaccaaaacaatgaaatcaAACCCACCTACAACCCCCCTCAATGCCCATTTTACAGAAAACAGTGTTATTGTGGGACAGCATCTGTGTCTAATTACAGGCCTCACGTCATCCCCCCCTTGCAGCGCTTTCTCAGTGTCCGTCATCCACTGTCCCGCCCTCCTTGTCCTGAGACGCCTACTACAAATCTACCGCTACTATTACTGTTTCTTCTACTACCGCGTAAACAGCCCAGagttcatcatcatcatgtatGGGAGCTGTGCTTGTGGTCTGCTGGTGTTGTCTGTGCTTTTGGGATGGTCTGAGGCTCAGCGGGCTGCAACAACCAGGTAAGTTTTACAAGGTTAATAGTGATTTAtagtcattcatttatttataagttGCTGTGCCTGCTCATCTGACAACTTAGAATGTTCACAAAGGGTTAAATAATTAGGTTACCAGAACTTTCTAGTAAAACCACCTTAACAGTCTTTTCTaacaacattttttctttgAATGGCTTGATGACTTCTGGCTCCTGATATGAGGTGTTTTGACTGCCAGATGTTAATGTTTTTGCGTCTGCCCCGTGGGGTTGAATCAGCGCTGTTTCTTGGCAGTCTTTGTTTAGCTCTGAGACTAAGGCATTTCTTGGATGTGGTTGGGTTATGACTGTTAGTTGGTTTGCAGCATGGTGCATTCACGCAGTACGAATGATACATGTTTTGCTTAGattcacataaacataaactcTTGGACAGTTTCCCCTGTCCCCCACACAGTGATATTTATAACATTTGCTAGAGCCACAGTACAACATTCTAAGATGTGTAATAATACAGATTGTAGACTTCCTGTTGGGATGCAGTAAACTAAAGAAGAAATTCTTGGCCATCTAAAGACATGCCTTGTGCACTGATAGACTTGTTATTAGTATCTTTGTATACAGATGTGCATGCATAAACAGCATCTTCATAAGTGAAAAGGCAGATTAGACAGTCCACTCATCCCCAAAACCCCAGCTGGTCcaaataaatccttataatacaattaaaacaataagctgactaataaaaaatgtgatGAACTAAGACACAATCGACGACTAAAAGATTACAGACCTAACATCCTGTTGTTTATTCATTTGTCTGGGCCaataaaagtaacatttgtCTGGACTGAAATGCTCTCCATCACTGAACACCTCGCAACTAATTACATTCCAGCATTTACTGGTTTTGGATGTGACAAGTTTCTATGTTGCAAGTGGGATTTTCACAGTTCAGTAATAATTCTGTAGCATAGTGTGTTTTGAGGTTTAATCTGGTCAGGGGTTCTATCATAGTCGAGCCACAAAGGTTTGATTAACAGACCCTTTAATACTGTGGTGCTAATGACAACTTCAGCTGTGAATGTGAACTGTgacattttattaaataatgAATATGGGGTTTAGTTAAAGAGAGGGCCAGACAGATATATAACAGAAAGCTACAATAGATCAATGTGCATTATCAGCACGTATGGACAAACGCTCCAAAAGCACTGATAATTTAcagataggcctgtcacattaAGCTTTTTCAAGTGTTATAGATTGCAAAAAACTGCCACAGAAAACACTGAATACAATTATAACAGGATAGTATAACCTGTGATATTTGCATTATTCAAATAGCACAATTACTCTATCCCATTCTGCTCAAATGTaacaaaaagtaagtaaaagtacaacatAATATAGCAATCTTttatgtattgaacaataagtttaaatagtatttatcatgacaggcccacTTGCAGGACAGCAGTTTTCTCATGTTCCTTCCGTTCTCAGGCCTGTGTTCAACTGTGGAGGGGACCTGGTAGCAGACTCGGGTTTTATCGGTAGTGAGGCCTTCCCCAACTTCTACAAACCCAACAGTAAATGCACCTGGCGTATTACAGTGAGCCACTTACTTCATACATTACTACGTGTTGACTGGGACATTCAAACTCATTGGCATTCCTGTTCTTGGGTCTTCTTAGGTCCCAGAGGGTAATTTAGTCACTCTCTCTTTCCGAATCTTCGACTTGGAGGCTGACTCACAGTGCCGGTATGACTATCTGGATGTGTTCAATGGTCACTCCCACCTCGTGCAGAAACTGGGGCgcttctgtggaacatttcgacCCGGGAATCTGATCTCCACCACCAATACCATGATGCTGGAGATGGTCTCTGACGAGGCTACACAGGGAAGAGGGTTTGTGGCTTACTTCAGTGCCATCAAACCTTATGTAGATGGTAAGTGGCTGTTTAGTCAATGCagtattagtgttgtcacgatactaaaacttgATTCAATACTGAAGAAAAGGCTTGATGCTAGATaccgattttgataccacaatgatgaaaaaacaaatgaataaaacaaacaaaaaactaataaaacaacAGGCAGCCCTAAATAATACTGCTTTAAGTTACCATgtaggcccgtgggccaaattcggcccgccacgtcaatttatgtggcccgcgacaaagtaaattaaaaggtatgactgtcttaaaatgtcagtttatcaggagatacacagtcaaacagctattttttcatgtctatgcaaatccatatgcaatttgtaacttgaataagtaataaatatagaaatggttaattaacaagattaaaacgtagtgatatttatcttacagttacatctggccctttgagagcaacgcTTTTGttaatgtggccctcggtgaaaatgagtttgacacccctgctctaaaaccatttaaaaaaggtcaaattttgtcatgttcatgggatttttttttcaatagcgATACttaataaaagttacattttcagtactggttttagtatcagttggtatatgattttcgatacttttgacaacccgaGTCAGTATATATAAAGACTATACATGCAATGTAGGTTATGGTTATTTCGATTGTATCTAAAAGTATACACAAAAAGTGCAGAatttttatgatgttttaaatactgacagaaaacaaaacaattaaacatTTGCTGACCTTTTAAATGGAAGAGAAAGTCCCTCTGGAATAGTCTGGATCTGAGGAAGTTTCTGTAGCCTGTAAAAGCATAACAAACTTTTAACAAGCATAATAAGTACTTATTTAGGTTTTTATTCTTTCATAATCTACAATTTAAGGGGAGACTTCAAAACAAGGTTATCAAGCGGCCTCTTATAAATGTAGTTTTCtgtcaaaaaactctaaatatctgtgttttttatatatttttttgtttcttttttaacgTGACTGCCATTTCCTTCTTAGTTGAACTCGTAAAACTGAATTTGACACCACTATGTTAGATCACAGGAAATCACTagaacattttcaaacttgACACTGGTCCAACTGTGAACATGTTTAGAGGATCACTTAAtgattcatcaaaaacacgatATTTGATCCCCACTGTTACTGACATTTGTGTGTGATCCAGAACAGCAGACCTGCGGAGGGAAGATCACCAAAGCCCAGGGAGAGATCATGACTCCCAACTGGCCCAACGACAAGTACCCCCCAGGAACCAGCTGCTCCTGGCTCATTACTGTGGAGCGTGGCATGGTCTGTCACACTCTGCACTGTCAGGAAGGAATACACAGGAGTGAACATGGCAGggatttacaatatttattatgatttaCAGGTCTGGGTGAAAGTAATTTACTCATAAGGGTGGATAACTTGTTTCACTTGGATTTAGTTGTTTGCATAATGACATAATGTGAACTTCAAAATGCATTAATGATAGAAATTTGGCAAATTACGttactcaaaaatacaataaacctTCCCAGAAAAAGCATATAAAACTAGGCCTAAATATTCATAAGTGATGGTAACTCATATAACCCAGATGTTCAGGGTTTGTAGAGCATAATGCACTTAGAACTATAAAGCTAGATTTtaattttcatgtattttttacttctatttTGACACTAGGTGATTCAAGTCCAGTTTGAAAAGTTTGCGCTGGAAGCAGACACTTACTGCCGATTTGACTATGTGGCTTTCTATAACGGGGGAGAAAGGGATGATTCACGCCTGATTGGGAAATACTGTGGGGAACAAGCTCCAGTGTAAGTAGCAGATACAGGTTTGGTGATTCTTATTCTCAAACAATAATTAGTTCTCAGAGTTACTTTAAAATACCAGATACATGGATTTCATCAGGGGCTTTCTGTGGAGGACATCATGGTCACACTGCAGGTCTTGGTTTATGTAGAAGACAACTACAGGCTAAACAATAACTATTAACAATACAATAATTATCAGAGCACTTCACTGCTAAAGTTGATATTGTATCTTCAATTTCTTTCCCTAAATATGAATTCATTAAATCCTCACTGTATTTGCTCTTTCTAGCCTCACTGCTGTTGTGATGGGGCAGGTGTTTTAGATGTTTAATATGCTTGAAGGagctatattatgctattttctgatgtatgttataatgttgtttcaggagttgtgttttgtttcattcacacatgtttaacacacatgtcctgcatatttaggctcaaacagaaaacataggaagtgctacactatgtttttaaagtccatacgccttcactaggatcatttggatgataTTAGCCTTGAAATCTCTACTAATCGAAACGTAAAGGAAAACTActgattcatgacatcacaagggcttttaagctttggagatgcagacagactaataataaagggtgactcaaacatgtctgaatgaaacaaaacatgtggAATATGAGATATGTGGATATGAGATATAAACATCAGACTTGTATGGTGGTACCACATATGAAAGTGTGCTGGTGTATATTCAATTCAGATTTGGGTTGTTGACAATGACATGAAAAAGTCAAATCCATGTCgtatttgagctaaaaaaaaaaacaaaacaaaacaaaagaaaaaaaaaaacactctgacCTGCAGTGTGAATGTAGACACAGTCACACTAAAGCAGATTTATGCAGAACTCTTGTGTGTCCCATAGGCCGATAGTGACCAGTGGTAATGTCCTGCTGGTCCAGTTTGTCTCTGACCTCAGCGTGACCTCTGATGGATTCTTGGCCCAGTACACCAGCTTCCCTCAAGGATCATCAATACCATCAAGAGAGTCCCACTACACAAGAACTGTACCTGTAGTCAAACCTGCCACAACCACACAGCCCCCAGTAACTCAAAAGTAcgtcccccctcctcccccagagTCCACCCCGCCCAAACCTGTGAAGCCCACTAGAGGGCGTGGATCTGCCCCTGTCACAAGGCCAAATGGAAGGAAACCAGGTAAGTACATCATATGTGCCTAAAGGATTAAGTGGAATATTAGATGTTTACATAACACATAATATAATTGTAGCACAACATTATCAGAATAAGAATGAATGATCAGAGCTGCAGCCCAGTCATTACTAATGCTGTTGGTTTTTCAGTCTCaagtttgcactaaagtgttATAGTCTATATATTTcctatatatttatttccataATACATAGTTATCAAAGTGTAACTCATCATAATTGTGAGATGTTATCTGACATGTCACATGTCCCACATCAGGCAAATTGCCAGCGTATTTCTCTCACCAGATCTTCAGTGCAATTAAGtcaaatggagctcaacagtgacggCCCGCCAacggttctggaagtaaatttactattaatttgttttcctcaaaaaaaaaaaaaaaaaagttagagaGCTTGCTCAGGACTAATCACTTATGTGGTAATGAGTGACCACAAGACAGCCTGGGATAAAGTCCGGGCGaggaaaaatggcaaaaatcaagtagtaaacacaacCTGACAGGCCAGTGAccggtatcaaaaattagaccTCGATGGGCTCTGACCTCTAaaaagaccctgagaaaaaataatgaaagaagaGTCAGTAATGCCACCTCAAACATTAATTAAACCGTATCATAAAATCTTAATGACACTCACAACAAAAAACGATAAAAGTCAAAATCTTTTTAAACATAGAGAGCGTGAAAATAGCCCATGACCAGTAAAAATAGATATATATTATGAGCCCATCCTAAAGCCAGAAATCGGCCAAATTGGGCAGAATACTATTTTTGCAAAATTGTACTTCTTTTACTTTCACTATCTCCAGCTTGGTATTTCTTTCAAAAGActtgaaaattggtcaaaagaACATGGACCCATGTGCAGTTAAACATTATTGTTTAGAATTttgatgaattttaaaatgtgagtgTGGGAAATCTGCAAATCAGTGGGAATTTtgaaatacataaaacaaataacatGTGTATTTCTCACAGGTGATGTTGAATTGAGTTGGACCCAatgaaacatttgtgcattGACGAGCTGGACTCAACAATACAAGATGTACAGCTCTGATATAAAACAGCTCTACAGTGCCCTTTTGAAAATTTGAATGGGCCACAcaattttatttgtcaaagaccattgaaatttggcatgtcaTGACGACTTACCTCGATTTTtaactgtgttgccatggccaTGTCCAACATTTCTCATGTAAATATgggggttttggttaactggtgtgaaaaaaaaaaaaaaaaaaaaaaaagttttgttataGACCactgaaatttggtacacatattccactcatactgaacaaaacacCCAATGAGGACATAAGTCTATTTTCCAACAATGTCAGATATAGTGTCATTTGAATGACTGGAGTTGTATTAGATTGATGCCAATTTTGGGGGTAGAGCGATGTAAGCGTGGACGAGAGGTGTGAACTTTGCGGTGGCCTGTACCCCACGGCTGCAAGGGGTGGAGAGGGCCTTTAGCGCCACGTGCGgctttaatttgatttaaaatcagtttctgaagcaaaacattaaaaaatttcaAAACGTacatttcaaatatgttttttttgggaGGGGGGGACTCAAAACAACCGTGTTATGGACGTTAATTACCACGTAGCTGTTTAGCCTCTGCgatgtctttgaactcttaatattagattttttttcaaaactctatgggaaaaatgaatggaatttTTTCTTCCAGAACCAGAGACaacaaaatgacaacaaaaagtTTAATCAACTCTGCTCTTTCATTCCATCGTGTCGGCCTAATAGTACACTTTTATTGTAGGCTATTTGGCCGCTTTTCTCAGCCAGGCTTATTATTGGATTTCACTCTATGGTATCCAATTATTgccatttatttagtttatgaGGTGTTGTACAACCCAAGGCCACATATTAATAGAACAAATCTTGCAGAGCCTATGGTTTCTTTTCAATTTTGCTGCAGTTGTTTAAGTAGgcttaactttatttatatttctcCAGGAGCCCAGAACCCTCTCTGTGCCAAAGCTTGCAAAAGAGACGGAACAATCAAGACCAGTTTCTGTTCAAGTGAATTTGGTAAGCTATGACATTCACTTAGAAACCAATCACTGATTTTTTATAAAATCTGATGACAATACCATACTTGTTCTTAGTCATAACTGGAAAGATCAGCTCTCTGTCTCCTGGGCCGCGTGGCACTGTCAATGTGGGAGTGTCCCTCATTAGGGCCTACAAATCAGGGCGCCTTATAATCACACAAGCTGGAGAGACTATGTCAGTGAAGCTGGTGTCACAGTGCAGAAAGTGTCCAGTCCTCAGAAGAGGTACACTGCATTCACATAAACTTAACACAGCAAAATTGTTAATGTTtaagttgattttgttttttctctctctctttaaggTGCTAATTACATCATTATGGGTCAAGTGGACGACGACGGGCGTGGTACTCTGGCTCCTGGTGCATTCACAGCTCCATATAAACCCCAGCATCACAATCTGTTAATGAACATCAACAACCAGCCCTGCTAACCCAGACAGAATCAGAAACCCAACccaagaatcacaaaaacatgaccactataatgtgaaatataagcacaacataaaacatgacACTGATTATCTGTTCTTCacaaaaaatatgtgtaaaGGCACCCCCAAACCTTATATTTgtaatttatataaataaaggttttatcgcttttaaatgtgttcattGTCTTTGACGCCATCTGCTGTTTTTCCTGTGGTAACTACAtctgcagaaaaaataaaaataaaaaaataaataaaaaagcaccAGTTAAAGTTGATCAAAACTGTTTGGGGAATCAAACCCAAGACCTGGATGATGTTAAATTaa from Periophthalmus magnuspinnatus isolate fPerMag1 chromosome 14, fPerMag1.2.pri, whole genome shotgun sequence encodes the following:
- the pcolcea gene encoding procollagen C-endopeptidase enhancer a codes for the protein MYGSCACGLLVLSVLLGWSEAQRAATTRPVFNCGGDLVADSGFIGSEAFPNFYKPNSKCTWRITVPEGNLVTLSFRIFDLEADSQCRYDYLDVFNGHSHLVQKLGRFCGTFRPGNLISTTNTMMLEMVSDEATQGRGFVAYFSAIKPYVDEQQTCGGKITKAQGEIMTPNWPNDKYPPGTSCSWLITVERGMVIQVQFEKFALEADTYCRFDYVAFYNGGERDDSRLIGKYCGEQAPVPIVTSGNVLLVQFVSDLSVTSDGFLAQYTSFPQGSSIPSRESHYTRTVPVVKPATTTQPPVTQKYVPPPPPESTPPKPVKPTRGRGSAPVTRPNGRKPGAQNPLCAKACKRDGTIKTSFCSSEFVITGKISSLSPGPRGTVNVGVSLIRAYKSGRLIITQAGETMSVKLVSQCRKCPVLRRGANYIIMGQVDDDGRGTLAPGAFTAPYKPQHHNLLMNINNQPC